TACTCTCTATTCGCATCATCTTTATGGTTTCATAAAGGAAAGACGCCAACATAAAGACTAGGCTAAAAATATGAATAACTTTTTTTTAGTTATATACTACGAGAAGGAGTCCAAATTAAAATATGAAGCCGTTGGGGAGCCAATTTAATAAATACGAAATCCCAAGGATAATGTATATATCTTAACTACCAAATGCTAAGGTCATGGACATTCACAAGGGAAAAATAAGATATGAAAATCAAATGGCTCTGCTGGAGAAATCAAACATCTGTGAAGAAAATAAAACTGCGATAATGGAATTCAAAAGTTACCTAATAGCCACGAGGATTGGTTTGCATAGAACTATCAGATACATGTCTTCGCTAAGATTAGTTTGCGAGAGGTACAATGATAAGCCTTTTTCTGAGTGGGGATTAAAAGATACGACAGAAGTTCTAGAAAAAATTGAAATGCTGGATATATCCCTTCATACAAAAAATGAATTCCAGAAGGGCCTTAGAAGATTCTTCAAATGGTACAAGGGAGAAAAATGGGAAGGAATTGAACCCTTAAGAGGCAACAGAAGGGTTGATAGAAAACCCGATATTCTCACAAAGGATGAAGTATTCTCGTTAATTGATTCAGCTAAGCATCCCAGGGATAAGGCCATGATTGCACTCCTCTATGAAGGTGGATTTAGGATAGGGGAGCTTGCATCAATTAAATTTAAGGACATAGAGTTCAACAAGTTTGGTGGCAAGGTAAAAGTTAGTGGAAAGACGGGGGAGAGGCTAGTTCCTTTTGTTTTCTCTGAATCCTACATTAAGAACTGGATGCAGATGCATCCATGTCCTGGGGAGGATACAGATCTTTTTGTTGGGCTAGGAATGAGGAATTATGGCAAACCCCTCTATTATGATGTCTATAGCCTCGTATTGAAAAAGGCGGTGAAAAATGCAGGACTAAAAAAGAAGATTACCCCACATCTTTTGCGCCATGCACGTGCCACGCATCTGGCCTCAAAACTGACAGAGTCAGAAATGTGCCATTACCTTGGTTGGCAGATGGGCTCAGACATGCCAAGGATATATGTCCACCTATCAGGTAGGGATATTGATAAGGCCATCTACAACAAAGTCTATGGATTTGAAACTGATGAAAAAAAAAGAAAAAGAATCCCTAAAACCCTTAATATGCCCAAGATGCAAAGAAAACTGCGGCCCTACATCAGAGTTCTGCTACCGCTGCGGGATGTCGTTAGAGGAAGATAAAATCTTTGAAATGGAAAAACATGAAAAGGAACTAAAAAAATTCTTTTTTAAATGTGCCGAAGAGGATGTTAGTATGATAAAAGGAGCCAACCTGTTCTTAGAATTGATTGAGATTGTTAATTCCGACCCAAAAATGAAAGAAGGCTATTTGGAAGAACTTAAGAAGAAGAAAAAATAGAATCTGAAATATAATTTTTAATTTCTTATATACATAATTTCTATTTTAACCCCTGAATTAAACGTAGATACAATAATCTGGCCTTAAAAATAAGATCCAATTTCTGGCCCTAATTTTAGCTCTAGGTCATGACAATGTATTAGTCCAGCCTTTGCAGGATAAATTCAGGTGATGCAAAACGACGACAATAATTGAAATGAACGGGAAGAAGTTTGTTGAAGGAAATGAGATAATGGCCGCATGGAAAAGCACGACTGACTGGCACTGGTTTGCAACTGAGATTTCTGAGATTAGGTTAGTCGAAGACAAGACAGGCGGCTCTATGATAAATGGACAATCAGAGAACGACATAATCTACTACGGCCTAGTTCTAGGGCTAACTGAGGAGTGGGGCTACTTTTCTGGAAGGGAATTGGAAATGGATAAAAGAATAGAAAAATTATATTAATTTTACATTATTCCAGCAGCAGTAAGCAAAAACTCTTAAAACAAGTATTTTCTTCTTTTACTACATCTAGTTGGTAGCCTGCGTTTCTTGCAGTCTTGAAAACATCAATCCCTGCACCTTCCATTGAGGGCCTTGCAATTCTTCGATTAACGCACTTCTTTTTGTCAAATAAACTTGGATTTTCCAGGCTTTCCGCAGGGCAAACATCGCAAAGCCTGCATGTTCCTGCGTAGTATGCAAATGCCCTGTAGAGTCCGCTCAAGAAAGCCTACCTTTCAAGGCTTGCCATATTTCTTTGGATTTGTCTCCACTCTCCTCTTTCTCTAAGGTCCGTAAATTCAATTAACATTGCTTTGCTGTACTCATTTAACCTTTTTCTTGTCTCATCAGGCGGCTGCACGTAAGGGGGGCATGCAAACCTTTTCCCGTACTGTCGGCACCCAAATTCGCACTTCTGCCTGACCCAATCATTTACAGATATGTCCGATATGGGTATTATTTTAACAGAGTTTGCACCCTTTTCAATGGCCATGTTTTTTATTTTTTCAATACCATCTTCCATTGAATCACCAATAATGAGTTTAAATATATATTTATATACCTTATGGGCATTAAAATATACTGAATATAGAATAATAACTTTAATAGTTATAATGGAAACTTTTTTATTTCCCTGCAAATATTATGCTTATGGATAAAGACATCAAGATTGAAGAGGAGCTTAGGGAAATCAAATCTGAGCTTTCTTTGATTAGAAAAGAACTTCGGAGTATGTCTGCAACTCCATTAGGGCAAAATAATTCTACTAATGCCGGCGATAACTTTAGAGGGGTCATTTCGAGCTTGATTCTAGACGATCTTGACCAATCTCTAGATAACAATCTTGTAAGTGACTGCAACAAAAATCCGGCCTGTAAAAAAGCATTTCGAAAAATATTGCTTGATAATCAAGAACTGATAGACTCTGGTAAGTTTAACGAGGAAAATGCCTCTAAGAACAAAGATAAGTTAGGGGGCATGAAAAAAACTGCACCCTACGATAAATGCGAGGTGTGTTTTGGCGAAGTTTCAGAACTTTTCGGCAAACAGGTTAGAATAGCACGATCTATGAAAATCTATAAATCAAAAAACGAGAGCATGTCAAAACTCAATCAGGTCTCTGTCGATGCCATTGTATCAGACTTCCTTGAGCCTGTAGCCAATATACACAGATTGCAGATAGTAAAGTCTCTAGCCAACGGTACAAAAAGTTTTTCTGAGCTTTCAAAAATAACGGGCCTTACAGGGGGAAATCTGCTCTTCCATCTTCAAAAGCTTACCGAAAACGAAATAATACTTCAGTCCCATGAAAGGGGAGACTACTTAATTACTGAAAAAGGACATGGAATTTTATTGGCCGTTCTCGAACTATGCATCTCTATGAATCTTTCAAATGAAGAAGAAAAATAAAAATAAATTATCTCTTGTATGGAAATATTTCCTTTACATCTATCAAAACGGCATAATTTGCTTTAGGCAGTTGGGGCATTTTTTCTTTCAATGCTTTAGAAACGTTTTCATAAATTGGGCCTGAATCCATAAGTGTGGCTTTGCCCTTTATCTGGAATCCTTTGCTTCTGTCCTTATTTAAAACGTAAAGGGATATGTTTGGATTCTCCTTCAAGTTTTTTGCAGTATGGGGTGAAGCAATTTCTGCAAAGACAAGTTTGCCTTTTTCTAATACGGCAATGCTCCCTTTAGGTGAAACGTTTGGAACCCCATCCCGCCCTGATGTTCCTGCAAATACCAAATGCTCTTCCTGGATCAAATCCATAACTTCTTGTGGCATGTCCATAATATCACCAATATTATTGGGGTTTGATTTATTTTTATATTTGCCCGTCACTAAAGTATATTTAGTATATTTTTATGACAAAAAAATATATAAATATGACTAAAGTAATTCTAATTGTTGGAGGTGGCTAAATGGATGCAAAAAATGAGATCAGACTGCAAATTTCATCTGCCCTGAAAAACGCTAAGTTCCCAATAGATACTCCAGAAAAACTCATTGCGGCTTTTCCACATGGTGCAGACACTAAATGCAAATCTGGAAACATTGAGGTGACTGCCGGGGAAGCGGGAAAACTATTAAAGGCCAGTGACTTTCCATTTCTTAATGCAGATATGGTGGCTAACACCATAGTCCAAAGGGCAGGATTATAAATTTATTTTTTTTTATTTTATTTAATGGAGAAAGCGCATGAAAAATTATAATCTCAAGGCAGAGATACTCACTGCTGCCAACAAATTGGAGTTAGACTTCATCGGCGTAGCAGATGCCAAGGGATATTTGAATCGAGACTATGTTGGGAATAAGCCGCAGGATGTAATGGAAAACTGCAACAGCATAATTGTATTTGGTGTGTCAATCCCAAAAGGCGCATATGAATCATTGCCAAAAGGCCGAGCAGAGTACACAAATACGCTTCTCGCTGCGACTGCCACTTTGAGAATTGCCGGTTTTAGACTGGCAAAGCTAGCAGAGGAAAGGGGGTATAGTGCAACTCTTGCCCCTTCTGAAGGAAGTGAATTTGGGTATTGGTATGCAAATAAAGAAACGCTCAAGGCAAATTTTTCAATGAAGTATGCATGTTATCTATCCGGAATAGGATCGTATGGGAAAAATCATCTTATAATAACAGATAAATTCGGTTCAAGAATAAGGATGGCTGCAATTTTAACTGATGCAGAAATTGATGCAG
This Methanofastidiosum sp. DNA region includes the following protein-coding sequences:
- a CDS encoding tyrosine-type recombinase/integrase, with translation MDIHKGKIRYENQMALLEKSNICEENKTAIMEFKSYLIATRIGLHRTIRYMSSLRLVCERYNDKPFSEWGLKDTTEVLEKIEMLDISLHTKNEFQKGLRRFFKWYKGEKWEGIEPLRGNRRVDRKPDILTKDEVFSLIDSAKHPRDKAMIALLYEGGFRIGELASIKFKDIEFNKFGGKVKVSGKTGERLVPFVFSESYIKNWMQMHPCPGEDTDLFVGLGMRNYGKPLYYDVYSLVLKKAVKNAGLKKKITPHLLRHARATHLASKLTESEMCHYLGWQMGSDMPRIYVHLSGRDIDKAIYNKVYGFETDEKKRKRIPKTLNMPKMQRKLRPYIRVLLPLRDVVRGR
- a CDS encoding DUF2284 domain-containing protein, whose amino-acid sequence is MSGLYRAFAYYAGTCRLCDVCPAESLENPSLFDKKKCVNRRIARPSMEGAGIDVFKTARNAGYQLDVVKEENTCFKSFCLLLLE
- a CDS encoding DUF2284 domain-containing protein: MEDGIEKIKNMAIEKGANSVKIIPISDISVNDWVRQKCEFGCRQYGKRFACPPYVQPPDETRKRLNEYSKAMLIEFTDLRERGEWRQIQRNMASLER
- a CDS encoding winged helix-turn-helix domain-containing protein is translated as MDKDIKIEEELREIKSELSLIRKELRSMSATPLGQNNSTNAGDNFRGVISSLILDDLDQSLDNNLVSDCNKNPACKKAFRKILLDNQELIDSGKFNEENASKNKDKLGGMKKTAPYDKCEVCFGEVSELFGKQVRIARSMKIYKSKNESMSKLNQVSVDAIVSDFLEPVANIHRLQIVKSLANGTKSFSELSKITGLTGGNLLFHLQKLTENEIILQSHERGDYLITEKGHGILLAVLELCISMNLSNEEEK
- a CDS encoding pyridoxamine 5'-phosphate oxidase family protein — translated: MDMPQEVMDLIQEEHLVFAGTSGRDGVPNVSPKGSIAVLEKGKLVFAEIASPHTAKNLKENPNISLYVLNKDRSKGFQIKGKATLMDSGPIYENVSKALKEKMPQLPKANYAVLIDVKEIFPYKR
- a CDS encoding 4Fe-4S binding protein, translating into MKNYNLKAEILTAANKLELDFIGVADAKGYLNRDYVGNKPQDVMENCNSIIVFGVSIPKGAYESLPKGRAEYTNTLLAATATLRIAGFRLAKLAEERGYSATLAPSEGSEFGYWYANKETLKANFSMKYACYLSGIGSYGKNHLIITDKFGSRIRMAAILTDAEIDADGQSKSLISDKCKDCYKCVEICPVSAFSIDGKIDRRKCREYMFGELGGLRCGMCVKVCPL